One Streptomyces sp. V4I8 genomic window carries:
- the thrC gene encoding threonine synthase, with product MAAQTVASTTDSTTGSTVDLGPAAALSCRECGHRVPLGPVFACEECFGPLEIAYDFSAYDTEELRKRIEAGPANIWRYAPLLPVPADVATKPNINPGWTQLVKADNLARELGVDAGKLFIKDDSGNPTHSFKDRVVAQALEAARAFGFTTLSCSSTGNLAGAVGAAAARAGFRSCVFIPHDLEQGKVVMAAVYGGELVGIEGNYDDVNRFCSELIGDPAGEGWGFVNVNLRPYYAEGSKTLAYEICEQLGWQLPDQLVVPIASGSQLTKIDKGLQELIKLGLVEDKPYKIFGAQAEGCSPVSVAFKAGHDVVRPQKPNTIAKSLAIGNPADGPYVLDIARRTGGAVEDVTDEQVVDAIKVLARTEGIFAETAGGVTVGVTRKLIENGLLDPTKTTVVLNTGDGLKTLDAVAGTGLTATIRPNLDSFREAGLV from the coding sequence ATGGCTGCGCAGACTGTTGCAAGCACCACCGACTCCACCACCGGTTCCACGGTAGACCTCGGCCCCGCCGCGGCGCTGTCCTGTCGCGAGTGCGGCCACCGGGTGCCCCTCGGCCCGGTCTTCGCGTGCGAGGAGTGTTTCGGCCCGCTGGAGATCGCGTACGACTTCTCGGCCTACGACACCGAGGAGCTCCGCAAGCGGATCGAGGCGGGCCCCGCGAACATCTGGCGCTACGCGCCCCTCCTGCCCGTCCCGGCCGACGTGGCCACCAAGCCGAACATCAACCCCGGCTGGACCCAGCTCGTCAAGGCCGACAACCTCGCGCGTGAGCTCGGCGTCGACGCCGGCAAGCTGTTCATCAAGGACGACTCCGGCAACCCGACGCACTCCTTCAAGGACCGCGTCGTCGCCCAGGCCCTGGAGGCCGCGCGCGCCTTCGGCTTCACCACCCTCTCCTGCTCCTCCACCGGCAACCTCGCCGGCGCGGTGGGTGCCGCGGCGGCCCGCGCCGGCTTCCGGTCCTGCGTGTTCATCCCGCACGACCTGGAGCAGGGCAAGGTCGTCATGGCCGCCGTCTACGGCGGCGAGCTCGTCGGCATCGAGGGCAACTACGACGACGTGAACCGTTTCTGCTCCGAGCTGATCGGCGACCCGGCCGGCGAGGGCTGGGGCTTCGTCAACGTCAACCTCCGGCCGTACTACGCCGAGGGCTCCAAGACCCTGGCGTACGAGATCTGCGAGCAGCTCGGCTGGCAGCTGCCGGACCAGCTGGTCGTGCCGATCGCCTCCGGCTCGCAGCTGACGAAGATCGACAAGGGTCTGCAGGAGCTGATCAAGCTCGGGCTCGTCGAGGACAAGCCGTACAAGATCTTCGGCGCGCAGGCCGAGGGCTGCTCGCCGGTGTCGGTGGCCTTCAAGGCGGGGCACGACGTCGTACGGCCGCAGAAGCCGAACACCATCGCCAAGTCGCTGGCGATCGGCAACCCGGCGGACGGTCCCTATGTCCTGGACATCGCTCGCCGTACCGGCGGTGCGGTGGAGGACGTGACGGATGAGCAGGTCGTCGACGCGATCAAGGTCCTTGCCAGGACCGAGGGCATCTTCGCGGAGACCGCCGGTGGGGTGACCGTGGGTGTGACGCGCAAGCTGATCGAGAACGGGCTGCTCGACCCGACGAAGACGACGGTTGTCCTCAACACCGGCGATGGTCTGAAGACGCTGGACGCGGTGGCCGGTACGGGCCTTACTGCGACCATTCGTCCCAACCTCGATTCGTTCCGTGAGGCCGGGCTCGTCTGA
- the groL gene encoding chaperonin GroEL (60 kDa chaperone family; promotes refolding of misfolded polypeptides especially under stressful conditions; forms two stacked rings of heptamers to form a barrel-shaped 14mer; ends can be capped by GroES; misfolded proteins enter the barrel where they are refolded when GroES binds) has translation MAKIIAFDEEARRGLERGMNQLADAVKVTLGPKGRNVVLEKKWGAPTITNDGVSIAKEIELEDPFEKIGAELVKEVAKKTDDVAGDGTTTATVLAQALVKEGLRNVAAGANPMALKRGIEKAVEAVSAALLEQAKDVETKEQIASTASISAADTQIGELIAEAMDKVGKEGVITVEESQTFGLELELTEGMRFDKGYISAYFATDMERMEAVLDDPYILIANSKISSVKDLLPLLEKVMQSGKPLLIIAEDVEGEALSTLVVNKIRGTFKSVAVKAPGFGDRRKAMLNDIAILTGGEVISEEVGLKLENTSLDLLGKARKVVITKDETTIVDGSGSSEQVAGRVNQIRAEIENSDSDYDREKLQERLAKLAGGVAVIKAGAATEVELKERKHRIEDAVRNAKAAVEEGIVAGGGVALIQATAVFEKLELEGDEATGAQAVKLALEAPLKQIAVNAGLEGGVVVEKVRNLTPGHGLNAATGEYVDLVAEGIIDPAKVTRSALQNAASIAALFLTTEAVIADKPEKAAAPAGGGMPGGDMDF, from the coding sequence ATGGCCAAGATCATCGCGTTCGACGAGGAGGCGCGGCGCGGCCTCGAGCGCGGCATGAACCAGCTCGCGGACGCCGTGAAGGTGACGCTCGGCCCCAAGGGCCGCAACGTCGTCCTCGAGAAGAAGTGGGGCGCCCCCACGATCACCAACGATGGTGTCTCCATCGCCAAGGAGATCGAGCTCGAGGACCCGTTCGAGAAGATCGGCGCCGAGCTGGTCAAGGAAGTCGCCAAGAAGACGGACGACGTCGCCGGTGACGGTACGACCACCGCGACCGTGCTCGCCCAGGCCCTGGTCAAGGAAGGCCTGCGCAACGTAGCCGCCGGCGCCAACCCGATGGCCCTCAAGCGCGGTATCGAGAAGGCCGTCGAGGCCGTCTCCGCCGCCCTGCTCGAGCAGGCGAAGGATGTCGAGACCAAGGAGCAGATCGCTTCCACGGCCTCCATCTCCGCCGCCGACACCCAGATCGGCGAGCTCATCGCCGAGGCGATGGACAAGGTCGGCAAGGAAGGCGTCATCACCGTCGAGGAGTCCCAGACCTTCGGTCTGGAGCTGGAGCTCACCGAGGGTATGCGCTTCGACAAGGGCTACATCTCGGCGTACTTCGCCACCGACATGGAGCGTATGGAGGCCGTCCTCGACGACCCGTACATCCTGATCGCCAACTCCAAGATCTCCTCGGTCAAGGACCTGCTCCCGCTCCTGGAGAAGGTCATGCAGTCGGGCAAGCCGCTGCTGATCATCGCCGAGGACGTCGAGGGCGAGGCCCTGTCGACCCTGGTCGTCAACAAGATCCGCGGCACCTTCAAGTCCGTCGCGGTCAAGGCCCCGGGCTTCGGTGACCGCCGCAAGGCGATGCTGAACGACATCGCCATCCTCACCGGTGGCGAGGTCATCTCCGAGGAGGTCGGTCTCAAGCTCGAGAACACCTCCCTGGACCTCCTGGGCAAGGCCCGCAAGGTCGTCATCACCAAGGACGAGACCACCATCGTCGACGGCTCCGGCTCCTCCGAGCAGGTCGCCGGCCGGGTCAACCAGATCCGCGCCGAGATCGAGAACAGCGACTCGGACTACGACCGCGAGAAGCTGCAGGAGCGCCTGGCGAAGCTCGCCGGCGGTGTCGCGGTCATCAAGGCCGGTGCCGCCACCGAGGTGGAGCTCAAGGAGCGCAAGCACCGCATCGAGGACGCCGTGCGCAACGCCAAGGCGGCCGTCGAGGAGGGCATCGTCGCCGGTGGTGGCGTGGCCCTCATCCAGGCCACCGCGGTCTTCGAGAAGCTGGAGCTCGAGGGCGACGAGGCGACCGGTGCCCAGGCTGTGAAGCTGGCTCTGGAAGCCCCGCTGAAGCAGATCGCCGTCAACGCCGGCCTCGAGGGCGGCGTCGTGGTGGAGAAGGTCCGCAACCTCACCCCGGGTCACGGCCTGAACGCCGCGACCGGTGAGTACGTCGACCTGGTCGCCGAGGGCATCATCGACCCGGCCAAGGTGACGCGTTCC
- a CDS encoding MoaD/ThiS family protein, whose translation MSVNVRIPTILRTYTGGQAEVAAEGANLGEVIADLEKNHTGIAARVLDDQGKLRRFVNVYVNDDDVRFEQGLETATPDGAGVSIIPAVAGG comes from the coding sequence GTGAGCGTCAACGTCCGCATCCCCACCATCCTGCGCACCTACACCGGCGGGCAGGCCGAGGTCGCCGCCGAGGGTGCCAACCTCGGCGAGGTCATCGCCGACCTGGAGAAGAACCACACCGGGATCGCCGCCCGCGTGCTCGACGACCAGGGCAAGCTGCGGCGGTTCGTGAATGTGTACGTCAATGACGACGACGTGCGTTTCGAGCAGGGCCTGGAGACCGCCACCCCGGACGGCGCCGGCGTCTCCATCATTCCGGCCGTCGCCGGCGGCTGA
- a CDS encoding cold-shock protein has protein sequence MAQGTVKWFNAEKGYGFIAVDGGADVFVHYSAIQMDGYRTLEEGQRVDFEISQGQKGPQADMVRLATS, from the coding sequence ATGGCTCAGGGCACCGTCAAGTGGTTCAACGCGGAGAAGGGGTACGGCTTCATCGCGGTCGACGGTGGTGCGGATGTTTTCGTCCACTACAGCGCGATCCAGATGGACGGGTACCGCACCCTGGAAGAGGGCCAGCGGGTCGATTTCGAGATCTCGCAGGGTCAGAAGGGGCCGCAGGCGGACATGGTCCGGCTGGCGACCAGCTGA